One genomic window of Glycine max cultivar Williams 82 chromosome 16, Glycine_max_v4.0, whole genome shotgun sequence includes the following:
- the LOC100786077 gene encoding probable inactive leucine-rich repeat receptor-like protein kinase At3g03770 — MAYKHHPSVFLVFVTVLLSIHCSEQLQSSHSQTLLRIQQLLNFPVSLSNWNNNTDFCNTDSNSSSLNVVCYGDTITQLHIIGERRDTPLPRNFSIDSFVTTLVRLPSLKVLTLVSLGIWGPLPGKIARLSSLEIFNMSSNFLYGSIPQELTLLSSLQTLIFDNNMLADTFPRWIDSLQALTVLSLKNNKFNGSLPNSLGNVENLRTLSLSHNHFYGVVPDLSGLTNLQVIELDDNAFGPQFPQLGHKLVTLVLRNNRFRSGIPAELSSYYQLERFDISLNSFVGPFQPGLLSLPSITYLNISWNKLTGMLFENLSCNSELDVVDLSSNLLTGSLPRCLVSNSSDSTVLYARNCLDTVNQNQQPQPFCHTEALAVGILPERKKHKQVSTVVLSLGIVGGTLGGVALVLLIFFIVRRGNDRSKTKNPPTRLISENAASGYTSKLLSDARYISQTKKLGAVGLPTYRSFSLEEIESATNYFDRASLMGEDSYGKMYRGQLKNGSLVAIRCVEMKKRYSTQNFVQHIELISKLRHRHLVSAVGHCFECSLDDSSVSKVFLVFEYVPNGTLRNWISDEHARKSLSWTQHIGAAIGVAKGIQFLHTGIVPGVYSNDLKIEDVLLDQNLVAKISSYHLPLLSNMGKVRCGNSSSGLRNSSNSKSVKHEDKADIYDFGVILLELILGRQIKTANDADAFRDLLQASLGADEEGRRSVVDPAFRKACLDQSLKTMMEICVRCLVKEPADRPSIEDVLWNLQFASQVQDAWRGDSQSSEGSPGSESRGLPFH; from the exons ATGGCATATAAACACCACCCCTCAGTGTTTCTTGTGTTTGTTACTGTTTTACTTTCTATCCATTGCTCAGAGCAATTGCAATCCTCTCACTCTCAGACTCTTCTCAGAATTCAGCAGCTATTGAACTTTCCTGTTTCTTTAAGCAACTGGAACAACAACACAGACTTTTGCAACACAGACTCAAACTCTTCCTCCCTCAATGTAGTGTGCTATGGAGACACCATAACACAGCTTCACATAATAGGTGAAAGAAGAGATACACCACTCCCTCGAAATTTCTCAATAGATTCCTTTGTCACCACACTAGTGAGGCTTCCCAGTTTGAAAGTCCTCACATTGGTTTCTCTTGGTATTTGGGGTCCTCTACCTGGTAAGATAGCTCGTTTGTCATCCCTGGAAATATTTAACATGAGTTCAAATTTTCTCTATGGTTCCATTCCTCAGGAACTTACATTACTGTCAAGTCTTCAAACACTCATTTTTGACAACAACATGTTGGCTGATACGTTTCCTCGATGGATTGATTCACTTCAAGCCTTAACGGTGTTAAGTTTGAAGAATAACAAGTTCAATGGATCTCTGCCGAATTCACTTGGTAATGTGGAAAATTTGAGAACTCTTTCACTTTCTCATAATCACTTTTATGGTGTGGTGCCGGATTTAAGCGGTTTGACAAATCTTCAAGTGATTGAATTGGATGATAATGCTTTCGGACCACAGTTTCCTCAGCTCGGTCACAAGTTGGTTACACTAGTGCTAAGAAACAATAGGTTCAGGTCTGGTATTCCTGCTGAATTGAGTTCATACTATCAGCTCGAACGATTTGATAtttcattgaattcatttgtggGGCCTTTTCAGCCGGGATTGTTGTCACTTCCTTCCATTACTTATCTGAATATTTCATGGAACAAATTAACCGGGATGCTTTTTGAGAATCTGTCTTGCAATTCTGAGCTTGATGTAgtggatttgtcctcaaatcttTTGACTGGGAGCTTACCTAGATGTTTAGTGTCAAATTCCAGTGATAGCACTGTCCTGTATGCTAGAAATTGTCTAGACACCGTGAATCAAAATCAGCAGCCGCAGCCCTTTTGCCACACTGAAGCTTTAGCTGTGGGAATATTACCTGAGAGAAAGAAGCACAAACAAGTATCTACGGTAGTTCTTTCCCTTGGCATAGTAGGGGGGACTCTTGGAGGAGTAGCACTTGTTTTGctaattttctttattgttaGAAGAGGAAATGACAGAAGCAAAACCAAGAATCCTCCAACAAGATTAATATCAGAAAATGCTGCTTCTGGTTACACATCTAAGTTGCTTTCTGATGCAA GGTATATATCTCAAACAAAGAAGTTGGGAGCAGTTGGCCTGCCAACTTATCGAAGTTTCTCATTGGAAGAGATTGAATCAGCTACAAACTATTTTGACAGAGCTTCTTTAATGGGTGAAGATTCTTATGGGAAG ATGTACAGAGGTCAGCTGAAGAATGGCTCACTTGTTGCTATTCGGTGTgtagaaatgaaaaagagataCAGCACTCAAAACTTTGTGCAACACATAGAGCTGATATCAAAACTTAGGCATCGTCATCTAGTCAGCGCTGTTGGACACTGTTTTGAATGTTCTTTAGATGATTCAAGTGTCAGCAAAGTATTTCTTGTCTTCGAATATGTACCAAATGGCACGCTCAGGAATTGGATCTCTG ATGAGCATGCTAGAAAATCCTTGAGTTGGACTCAACACATAGGAGCTGCAATTGGAGTGGCAAAAGGAATCCAGTTTTTGCATACAGGGATTGTCCCTGGTGTATATTCCAATGATCTGAAGATAGAAGATGTTTTATTGGATCAGAATCTTGTTGCAAAAATCAGCAGTTACCACCTGCCTTTGTTATCTAACATGGGAAAG GTTCGGTGTGGAAATTCTTCCAGTGGATTAAGAAATTCTAGCAATAGTAAAAG tgtaaagcatgaagataaGGCTGATATATACGACTTTGGAGTGATACTACTCGAACTCATTCTAGGAAGACAAATAAAAACAGCAAATGATGCAGATGCTTTTAGGGATCTG TTGCAAGCAAGCTTAGGAGCTGATGAAGAGGGTAGGAGGAGCGTTGTTGATCCAGCATTTCGCAAGGCATGCTTGGATCAATCATTGAAGACAATGATGGAGATTTGTGTGAGGTGCCTGGTTAAAGAGCCAGCAGATAGGCCATCTATAGAAGATGTTTTGTGGAACTTGCAGTTTGCATCTCAAGTACAAGATGCATGGAGAGGGGATTCTCAAAGTAGTGAAGGGTCACCAGGCTCAGAATCTCGAGGGCTACCCTTCCATTAG